Proteins encoded within one genomic window of Gallus gallus isolate bGalGal1 chromosome 1, bGalGal1.mat.broiler.GRCg7b, whole genome shotgun sequence:
- the GPRC5A gene encoding retinoic acid-induced protein 3 isoform X2 produces MTTQPPRGCGSIHADYFLLCDMDQAWGIVLESLAAAGVLVTVFLICSLFFLICKVQDNSKRHMISIYFFFLLGILGIFGITFAFIIRSNERIRPTRFFLFGVLFALCFSCLLIHASNLIRLVRGKKPFSWPVLLLLIVSFALVQVVINIEYLVTMLVKDRNTFLNMASEEANKDFVMLLIYVLFLMALTFLVSIFTFCGPYKSWKRHGAHIFVTVLFSIAIWVVWITMLTRGNQSLGKTNWDDPVVAIALVSNGWVFLIMYIIPEICFLTAPLKLGDYPPENDFCQPTFIKQSTGVDNHAYTQDEIVQGDKEGTRYSPYSAHLQMKPMA; encoded by the coding sequence ATGACAACACAGCCTCCTCGAGGCTGCGGCAGCATCCATGCTGACTATTTCCTACTTTGTGACATGGATCAGGCCTGGGGGATTGTCCTGGAGTcgctggctgcagctggagtcCTTGTcactgttttcctcatctgctccctcttcttcctcatctgcAAAGTCCAAGACAACAGCAAGAGGCACATGATCTCcatctatttcttcttcctcttagGCATACTTGGCATTTTTGGCATCACTTTTGCCTTCATCATTAGAAGCAATGAGAGGATTCGCCCCACTCGTTTCTTCCTGTTTGGAGTCCTCTTTGCACTCTGCTTCTCCTGCCTCCTCATCCATGCCTCCAATCTCATCAGACtagtgagaggaaaaaagcccTTCTCCTGGCCAGTGTTGCTGCTACTAATTGTTTCCTTTGCTCTGGTGCAAGTTGTGATCAACATTGAATACCTAGTCACCATGCTGGTAAAAGAtagaaacacatttttgaaTATGGCTTCAGAGGAGGCCAACAAGGACTTTGTCATGCTTCTGATCTATGTGCTCTTCTTGATGGCTTTGACCTTCCTGGTTTCCATCTTCACATTCTGTGGGCCGTATAAGAGCTGGAAGAGACACGGAGCACACATCTTTGTCACTGTCCTGTTCTCCATTGCCATTTGGGTTGTGTGGATCACTATGCTCACAAGAGGCAACCAGTCATTAGGGAAGACTAATTGGGATGATCCTGTTGTGGCCATTGCCCTGGTGTCCAATGGATGGGTCTTCTTGATAATGTATATCATCCCTGAAATTTGTTTCCTCACTGCCCCTCTCAAGCTGGGGGACTACCCTCCAGAAAACGACTTCTGCCAACCCACATTCATAAAGCAGTCGACTGGAGTGGACAACCATGCCTATACCCA